In the genome of Rubripirellula tenax, one region contains:
- the csrA gene encoding carbon storage regulator CsrA, with translation MLVLSRKKNESIVINNDIKIVVVEIRGDKVRLGVEAPREVPVHRREVYDAIQRSLEAGELTVESTDTPVESGDAPIES, from the coding sequence ATGCTGGTTTTATCAAGAAAAAAGAACGAAAGTATCGTCATCAACAACGACATCAAGATCGTTGTTGTTGAAATCCGTGGTGACAAGGTTCGGCTGGGTGTGGAAGCACCCCGTGAAGTGCCGGTTCACCGCCGCGAAGTCTATGACGCGATCCAGCGAAGTCTGGAAGCGGGTGAGTTGACCGTCGAGTCAACTGATACGCCCGTTGAATCGGGCGATGCCCCTATTGAATCATAG